The following are encoded together in the Ezakiella massiliensis genome:
- a CDS encoding relaxase/mobilization nuclease domain-containing protein has protein sequence MAITKIHPIKSTLKVALDYIMNSDKTDEKILISSLNCNPITAHLEFEQTKIECNSKAKVLARHLIQAFAPGETTPEEAHKIGIELCEKVLQGKYEYVITTHVDKEHIHNHILFNNVSFDTGKAYQSNKKSYHQIRNYSDDLCRKYKLSVIDEDYMKFKNKYKTNGKSYKEYMEFKKGTSWKYRLQISIDHAIQKSNSYDNFLKTMEEYGYEIKLGKYLSFRHKEQGEKGRFIRAKENTLGKDYTNEKIKERIENNMNKKSVKIDFDSSTKTYKKVDNIIDLKNNKKIQSSEAYEIWAKKHNMNTMADTLNQLRKYGLTSNIDLENKLQQEAINRQKTLNEIKNIEKDLNEIYTAIEALNTLQINKSIYEIYKSNSKDKEFYTEYRTQIITYEKSLTTLDKNKYKNLSIKELSNIYDEYKSKKDILMKDYSNKNTLIYELTQLRKNTDKYINNELI, from the coding sequence ATGGCAATTACTAAAATTCATCCTATAAAATCCACTTTAAAAGTAGCACTTGATTACATTATGAATAGTGATAAAACAGATGAAAAAATTCTAATTTCCTCCCTAAACTGTAACCCTATAACTGCTCATTTAGAATTTGAACAAACAAAAATAGAATGTAATTCTAAAGCAAAAGTTTTAGCAAGACATTTAATTCAAGCTTTTGCACCTGGAGAAACTACACCTGAAGAAGCACACAAAATTGGAATTGAATTATGTGAGAAGGTACTACAAGGAAAATATGAATACGTAATAACAACCCATGTAGATAAGGAGCATATTCATAACCATATTCTATTTAATAATGTTTCTTTTGATACAGGTAAAGCCTATCAAAGCAATAAAAAATCTTACCATCAAATTAGAAATTATAGTGATGACTTGTGTAGAAAATATAAGTTATCTGTTATAGATGAAGACTATATGAAGTTTAAAAATAAATATAAAACTAATGGGAAATCATATAAGGAATATATGGAATTTAAAAAAGGGACATCTTGGAAATATAGACTTCAAATATCTATTGATCATGCTATTCAAAAGTCTAATAGCTATGATAACTTTTTAAAAACTATGGAAGAATATGGATACGAAATCAAATTAGGCAAGTACTTATCTTTTCGTCATAAAGAACAAGGAGAAAAAGGACGATTTATTCGTGCTAAAGAAAATACTCTTGGAAAAGATTATACCAATGAAAAGATAAAGGAAAGAATCGAGAATAATATGAATAAAAAGTCAGTAAAAATTGATTTTGATTCTTCTACGAAAACATATAAAAAAGTCGACAATATAATAGACTTAAAAAATAATAAAAAGATACAATCTTCTGAAGCTTATGAAATATGGGCAAAGAAACACAATATGAATACTATGGCTGATACTTTAAATCAACTCAGAAAGTATGGGCTGACATCTAATATAGATCTAGAAAATAAACTTCAACAAGAAGCCATTAATAGGCAAAAAACTTTAAATGAAATTAAGAATATAGAAAAAGATTTGAACGAAATCTATACTGCAATTGAAGCTTTAAACACTTTACAAATAAATAAATCTATTTATGAAATCTATAAATCAAACTCTAAAGATAAAGAATTTTATACAGAATATAGAACTCAAATTATCACATACGAAAAGTCATTAACTACTTTAGACAAAAACAAGTATAAAAATTTAAGTATAAAAGAATTATCAAATATTTACGATGAATATAAAAGTAAAAAAGATATTCTTATGAAAGACTACTCTAATAAGAACACCTTGATTTACGAGCTTACTCAATTAAGAAAAAATACAGATAAGTATATTAATAATGAGTTAATATAA
- a CDS encoding response regulator: MKILLIDDHTMFSNSLKYSLEREEEIDIVDLIDDIFNLGSILEKKEYDIILMDINLSKMKGNKDGLEVANEILIKYPKQKIVMLTGYDLIGFEEKAKKIGTKGFICKDENIKVLVKKLNDVVNGELIFNANTNLNYDLTEREIEIINLYCSGLTRMEVAKECNICKSSLATALNRIYEKLGVRNYQEMVHIAMKYGYVKPVYFK, from the coding sequence GTGAAAATATTATTAATAGATGACCATACCATGTTTTCTAATAGTTTAAAATATAGTTTAGAGCGTGAAGAAGAAATAGATATTGTTGATTTGATTGATGATATTTTTAATTTGGGATCAATATTAGAAAAAAAAGAATATGATATTATTTTAATGGATATTAATTTGAGTAAAATGAAGGGCAATAAGGATGGATTAGAAGTTGCTAATGAGATATTAATAAAATATCCAAAACAAAAAATCGTTATGCTAACTGGATATGATTTAATAGGCTTTGAAGAGAAAGCGAAGAAAATAGGTACTAAAGGGTTCATATGCAAAGATGAGAATATCAAAGTTTTAGTAAAGAAATTAAATGATGTAGTAAATGGAGAGTTAATATTTAATGCAAACACTAACTTGAATTATGATTTGACAGAAAGAGAAATTGAAATTATTAATTTGTATTGTTCAGGGCTTACAAGAATGGAAGTCGCAAAGGAATGTAATATTTGTAAAAGTTCATTAGCGACAGCGTTAAATCGCATATACGAAAAATTGGGTGTTAGAAATTATCAAGAGATGGTTCATATTGCAATGAAATATGGATATGTAAAACCTGTATATTTTAAATAA
- a CDS encoding histidine kinase, with protein MINRKSVLLVLCIIVQGVISYFVLSHLGNNSINNIQLFSLCLFTVYGYISYKILVLDRVKETIKNFIIATLCINIFVVVDVFDFLKSNMYTTFKLITVFVITANLLKVVSAYLIDIKILNKIIIFFTILAILFESLDLGYAEIINYILYVIITFGPFVMAYKKRKILFEFGAKIYGVTFLFIASIFIYIFSGIFINNAKLEKLEIYFLLNSIYLTTLYFILLKKQNSSKVINKNEMLLMIIDCMFLCIFIVFVNLFGQGLRRVIYMGISLITIYKESMLMFCFYFEKQKDPNGVIRNKIQQYNIEKNYNKRISNFLHDDILQDIIAIKMNILLGEKEFLDESIKTIDKLIGITRSEIELYNPTIIYDLPLADNYYNLIESLRNRFNKNDILIDLNCDKEFFVNYPYDMVIYKILHELCINIYKHSKGNYSEINIKTDNRELYISVINHEDVFDYENIKIGNGRGLEIIKDEIEKLDGKILIDQFYDKVEPFIKINVTIPIEEEVICENIINR; from the coding sequence ATGATAAATAGAAAAAGTGTATTATTAGTTTTATGTATAATAGTTCAAGGTGTGATTAGTTATTTCGTCCTTAGTCATTTGGGAAATAATAGCATTAATAATATACAACTATTCTCTTTGTGTTTATTTACAGTATACGGATACATAAGCTATAAAATTTTGGTATTAGATAGAGTTAAGGAGACGATTAAAAATTTTATAATAGCTACTTTATGTATTAATATTTTTGTAGTAGTTGACGTTTTTGATTTTTTAAAAAGTAATATGTACACAACATTTAAGCTAATAACGGTGTTTGTAATTACAGCAAATTTACTCAAAGTCGTTAGTGCATATTTAATAGATATAAAAATACTTAATAAGATTATTATATTTTTTACAATTTTAGCTATATTGTTTGAGTCACTTGATTTAGGGTATGCAGAGATAATAAATTATATTTTGTATGTAATTATAACATTTGGTCCTTTTGTTATGGCATACAAGAAACGAAAGATATTATTTGAGTTTGGTGCAAAAATATATGGGGTAACATTTTTATTTATTGCCTCAATATTTATATATATATTTAGCGGAATATTTATAAATAACGCTAAGTTAGAAAAGCTGGAAATATACTTTTTGTTGAATTCAATATATTTGACTACATTATATTTCATACTACTAAAAAAACAAAATTCATCTAAAGTGATAAACAAAAATGAAATGCTCTTGATGATTATAGACTGTATGTTTTTATGTATATTTATAGTATTTGTAAATTTATTTGGACAAGGTCTAAGGAGAGTTATTTATATGGGGATAAGTCTAATAACAATATACAAAGAGAGTATGTTAATGTTTTGCTTTTATTTTGAAAAACAGAAAGATCCAAATGGAGTGATAAGAAATAAAATACAGCAATACAATATAGAAAAGAATTATAACAAAAGAATTTCAAACTTTTTACATGATGATATATTACAAGATATAATAGCTATAAAAATGAATATTCTTTTAGGAGAAAAAGAATTTTTAGATGAGTCAATTAAAACAATAGATAAATTAATTGGAATTACAAGGTCCGAGATTGAATTATATAATCCTACAATTATTTATGATTTACCATTAGCAGACAATTACTATAATTTAATAGAATCTTTAAGGAACAGGTTTAACAAAAATGATATATTAATAGACTTAAATTGTGATAAAGAGTTTTTTGTAAATTATCCATACGATATGGTTATTTATAAGATTTTGCATGAATTATGTATAAATATATACAAACATTCAAAAGGAAATTATTCTGAGATTAATATAAAAACGGATAATAGAGAATTATATATTAGCGTAATCAATCATGAAGATGTATTTGATTATGAAAATATAAAGATAGGGAATGGAAGAGGATTAGAGATTATAAAAGATGAAATTGAAAAATTAGATGGGAAAATATTAATTGATCAGTTTTATGACAAAGTTGAACCATTCATTAAAATTAATGTAACTATACCTATAGAGGAGGAAGTGATCTGTGAAAATATTATTAATAGATGA
- a CDS encoding ABC transporter permease, whose product MKNLIKFNAERLKKDKFFYVLILSVTLLSILSGFQDTVQGNISSGYEGFIKSYSDIFMSFFIAVYCGYFIGSDFSSKIIQRQISSGISRKDIVISKLIVLMIASFIIVNLYPIIVGIMGSLKYGFLPIKDYNNILEIVRIIIISNLCFMSLTSIYSLLGFATQSIGETIGISLAIPVVISMLQGIIPIEFIKKSITFFPLSQIKNVIINKNFIDGTLRPTTISLIVFFIMITITILIFRKSDIN is encoded by the coding sequence ATGAAGAACTTAATTAAATTTAATGCAGAAAGATTGAAGAAAGATAAGTTTTTTTATGTGCTAATTTTAAGTGTAACATTGTTATCAATATTAAGTGGATTTCAAGATACCGTACAGGGAAATATAAGCAGTGGGTATGAAGGTTTTATAAAATCTTATTCAGATATATTTATGTCATTTTTCATTGCGGTTTATTGTGGATATTTTATAGGTAGTGATTTTTCTTCAAAGATTATACAAAGACAGATTTCTTCAGGAATTAGTCGAAAAGACATTGTAATATCAAAATTGATTGTATTGATGATTGCTTCTTTTATAATTGTTAACTTGTATCCAATTATAGTAGGAATAATGGGAAGCTTAAAGTATGGATTTTTACCAATCAAAGACTATAATAATATTCTTGAAATTGTAAGAATAATAATTATTTCTAATTTATGCTTTATGTCTTTAACGAGTATTTATTCTTTATTAGGATTTGCAACCCAAAGTATCGGAGAAACAATAGGGATCTCTTTAGCAATTCCAGTAGTAATATCAATGTTACAGGGAATAATACCTATAGAATTTATAAAAAAAAGTATTACATTTTTTCCGCTATCTCAAATAAAAAATGTAATTATAAATAAAAACTTTATAGACGGAACTCTTAGACCTACAACTATATCCCTAATAGTCTTTTTTATTATGATTACAATAACAATATTAATATTTAGAAAGTCAGATATTAATTAA
- a CDS encoding ABC transporter ATP-binding protein, producing MDVIQLENISKKYKETIALENIDLKIESNRIYGLIGVNGAGKSTLVKIITGNIFPTKGSIKLFNKSFSKELIKSREHISATIETPSFYSGLTAEENIRLACIELGIEFGMEQKEIFQQLEIMDSLKKKAKNLSLGTKQKLGLGIAFLKNPDLLILDEPTNGIDPISVSKLRRIFRDFIEKENKTILISSHILTELYEIATDFIFIDKGKIIQVVSKTELTKDLGTSVIGYRENIEEVYNILKIACPEREYRLKNNTLEVRGIYSKDEELEIIKKLRLNNCKTEIKRDNLETYMIKLVEGDNEELN from the coding sequence ATGGATGTAATTCAATTAGAAAATATTTCTAAAAAGTATAAAGAGACTATCGCTCTAGAGAATATAGATTTAAAAATAGAAAGCAATAGAATTTATGGTTTGATAGGAGTAAATGGAGCTGGGAAATCTACTTTAGTTAAAATAATTACTGGAAATATTTTTCCTACAAAAGGTTCTATAAAATTATTTAATAAATCTTTTTCAAAAGAACTGATAAAGAGTAGAGAACATATCAGTGCAACGATTGAAACTCCAAGTTTTTACTCCGGATTGACTGCAGAAGAAAATATAAGATTAGCTTGTATTGAACTTGGGATTGAATTTGGAATGGAGCAAAAGGAAATATTCCAACAACTAGAAATAATGGATAGCTTAAAAAAGAAAGCTAAAAATTTATCGCTAGGAACGAAGCAAAAACTTGGATTAGGAATAGCTTTTTTGAAAAATCCTGATTTATTGATTTTAGATGAGCCAACAAACGGAATCGATCCAATATCCGTATCAAAGCTAAGAAGAATTTTTAGAGATTTCATAGAAAAAGAAAATAAGACAATATTAATATCTAGCCACATATTAACAGAATTGTATGAGATAGCCACAGATTTCATATTTATTGATAAGGGGAAAATAATACAGGTGGTTTCAAAAACAGAATTAACGAAAGATTTAGGCACATCTGTTATAGGATATAGAGAAAATATCGAGGAAGTTTATAATATATTGAAAATAGCATGCCCTGAAAGAGAATATAGATTAAAAAATAATACTTTAGAGGTTCGAGGCATATATTCAAAAGATGAAGAGCTAGAAATTATAAAAAAATTAAGACTAAATAACTGTAAAACAGAAATAAAAAGAGATAATTTAGAAACATATATGATAAAATTAGTGGAGGGAGACAATGAAGAACTTAATTAA
- a CDS encoding spermidine synthase: MNVNKNKQVIIYYFTALISGFCIMGIETSATRILSPYFGSTTLIWLIEISLIMICIGIGNYFGGKRADKLVKTRTCEERIVKNLLISFLFICTVPLTSKIVIMGSIILASEVQLGNIIMISSIICSIVLFSVPLIFMGTISPLLAKISITSLDETGNVMGNLYLFNIFGSVLGTMIPTILVIPKIGVKRSFLLFGAVLAIILILYSKKIKKNFLLNSIICVLWLCMSLYLSTTSLAFDKPVHEEESEYNYINVSQNDDGKLALKTNVFFGAQSIKVDKNKKKSGYYYDEFVKINNLLDDKVKHKILIIGYGTGTMSTLLHKNFDNFEVTGIEIDRNIVNLRELYFNKSDDKIIISDGRNYLNSTDEMYDLIILDVYQNISMPINLTTREFFEDCKAHLNRNGIIALNIGLGNSLNSNLVLALSGTLKCVCPNVYKYKTKSDNNVIVYGSEKNLELSLKEQNKNHLKDETKKLFKDSQKVEDVNNILSDDINNIEKLQDEEFNKIVKNQMKIRKD; encoded by the coding sequence ATGAATGTAAATAAAAATAAGCAAGTTATTATATATTACTTTACTGCTTTAATATCAGGGTTTTGTATAATGGGAATTGAAACAAGTGCGACAAGAATATTATCTCCTTATTTTGGCTCAACAACTCTAATTTGGTTAATTGAAATTAGCTTAATAATGATTTGTATAGGAATTGGGAATTATTTTGGGGGTAAACGTGCAGATAAATTAGTAAAAACAAGAACTTGTGAGGAAAGGATTGTTAAAAATTTATTAATATCTTTTTTGTTCATATGTACGGTACCACTAACGTCTAAAATAGTTATAATGGGGTCAATAATATTGGCTTCTGAAGTGCAATTAGGGAATATAATTATGATATCTTCTATTATTTGCAGCATAGTATTATTTAGTGTTCCATTAATTTTTATGGGGACAATCTCTCCACTGCTAGCAAAAATAAGTATAACTTCTTTAGATGAAACTGGAAATGTAATGGGAAATTTATATTTATTCAACATATTTGGATCTGTGTTAGGAACAATGATACCAACTATATTAGTAATCCCCAAAATAGGCGTAAAAAGATCTTTTCTATTATTTGGAGCGGTACTAGCCATTATTTTGATATTATATAGCAAAAAAATAAAAAAGAACTTTTTATTAAATTCAATTATTTGTGTTTTATGGCTTTGTATGTCGTTATATTTATCAACAACAAGTCTAGCCTTTGATAAGCCTGTGCACGAAGAAGAGTCAGAATATAATTATATTAATGTATCACAAAATGATGATGGAAAATTAGCTTTAAAAACAAATGTATTTTTTGGCGCACAGTCAATAAAAGTTGATAAGAATAAAAAGAAATCAGGATATTATTATGACGAATTTGTTAAGATTAATAATTTACTTGATGATAAAGTCAAGCATAAAATCTTAATTATTGGTTATGGAACGGGAACTATGTCTACTTTGTTGCATAAAAATTTTGATAATTTTGAAGTTACAGGGATAGAAATAGATAGAAATATTGTCAACTTAAGAGAGCTTTATTTTAATAAAAGTGATGATAAAATTATAATTTCTGACGGAAGGAATTATTTAAATAGTACAGATGAAATGTATGATTTAATAATACTTGATGTTTATCAGAATATATCTATGCCAATAAACCTAACTACTAGAGAATTTTTTGAGGATTGTAAAGCGCATCTTAATAGAAATGGAATTATTGCATTGAATATAGGTTTAGGAAATAGCCTGAATTCTAATCTTGTGCTTGCCTTAAGTGGTACTTTGAAATGTGTTTGCCCTAATGTTTATAAATATAAAACCAAAAGTGACAATAATGTTATTGTATATGGTTCAGAAAAGAATTTAGAATTATCGTTAAAAGAGCAAAACAAAAACCATCTTAAAGATGAGACTAAAAAGTTGTTTAAAGATTCTCAAAAAGTTGAAGATGTAAATAATATTTTATCTGATGATATTAATAATATTGAGAAACTTCAAGATGAAGAATTTAATAAAATAGTGAAAAATCAAATGAAGATTAGAAAGGATTGA
- a CDS encoding site-2 protease family protein, with the protein MVENLKTNHYVKEYLDDGRLLLSFDNGKRVRVTPIVEEIIKKFDGTKSINKVKNELNNEGFEISESELEDLINNRLIMTGVFSEYNESSQYKFWFHLPIIDGDKLKMILPGFIFKPTLIIILSIIYCVISLKYIKEFNWIYFINGINSINYFLFFISFGLIFVVHELGHIYSSKSLDCKVGNIGIGVYMFRPVMYVNLSDSWKLSNKKRLIIDFAGIYLQMLVGLFMYFFSAVMIRNNTMDALIIFNLILIIFNLNPFLRLDGYWILSDFIDEPNIHGRSMKLLNYIYNEKIYNKRKAYTMESSKCVKVYSLMYALVNLIIIIFGIIRVLEVVFGKRNLLESIRLLFYGELFLFQRIKIGANLIIDIISLVYISLLFVKIIKKYKK; encoded by the coding sequence ATGGTAGAAAATTTAAAGACTAATCATTACGTTAAAGAATATCTAGATGATGGAAGACTACTACTTAGTTTTGATAACGGGAAAAGGGTAAGAGTTACGCCAATTGTAGAAGAAATAATTAAAAAATTTGATGGTACAAAAAGCATAAATAAAGTAAAAAATGAATTAAATAATGAAGGATTTGAGATATCAGAATCAGAATTAGAAGATTTAATAAATAATAGATTAATAATGACTGGGGTATTTAGCGAATATAATGAAAGTAGTCAATATAAATTTTGGTTTCATTTACCAATAATAGATGGTGATAAACTAAAAATGATATTACCTGGATTTATATTTAAACCAACACTTATAATAATTTTGAGTATAATTTATTGTGTAATATCTCTAAAATATATAAAGGAATTTAATTGGATATATTTTATTAACGGAATAAACAGTATTAATTATTTTCTATTTTTTATATCATTTGGTTTAATCTTCGTAGTTCATGAACTAGGACATATATATTCATCTAAGTCACTTGATTGTAAAGTTGGTAATATTGGTATAGGAGTATATATGTTTAGACCTGTTATGTATGTTAACCTAAGTGATTCATGGAAATTAAGTAATAAAAAAAGGTTAATCATAGATTTTGCTGGGATTTATTTACAAATGCTTGTTGGATTATTTATGTATTTTTTTTCGGCGGTAATGATCCGAAATAACACTATGGATGCTCTAATTATATTTAACTTAATTCTTATAATATTTAATTTGAATCCATTTTTAAGATTAGATGGATATTGGATTTTGTCAGATTTTATTGATGAACCGAATATTCATGGTAGATCCATGAAATTATTAAATTATATTTATAATGAAAAAATATATAATAAAAGGAAAGCATATACAATGGAAAGTAGCAAGTGTGTGAAAGTTTATTCTTTGATGTATGCATTAGTGAATTTGATAATAATAATTTTTGGGATTATTAGAGTATTAGAAGTGGTTTTTGGAAAGAGAAATTTACTAGAATCAATTCGTTTACTTTTTTATGGAGAATTGTTTCTATTTCAAAGAATCAAAATTGGAGCAAATTTAATTATAGATATAATATCTTTAGTTTACATATCTTTATTGTTTGTTAAAATCATAAAAAAATATAAAAAATAG
- a CDS encoding radical SAM/SPASM domain-containing protein has protein sequence MNAREKNIYDSLKKRGYIFEDRNHELNEMKRQMKIHEYLCDISVIHVICPTMFCNMNCVYCFEPSKVRNQQKVISDNQCQSICDFIYKVKENKPNIKHRIQLFGGEPILPITKDINIKILSFAEKNNIPVSIITNGSHVENYINIFKRFENTIDSVQITIDGIKLIHDSRRVYKNGKGTFDDIVNGLDLLVNTKIRQINLRVNINQYNINYLKELEDFLKSKKWIDSPNFRFDLAPVTDHTADNAVDTISEDEIIKKLNEKFPNYMENRLSMFRVISHIMRGTSENAKKDFAKYTYCEANRGQYYVYDPEGNIYACPEAIGNPQYAIGFYNDERVSLNKEAYSIWSNRCILNIDRCLDCEIAPFCGGGCAYAAIKNNGDINDPYCNNAKEVLREYINSIKYKFLEM, from the coding sequence TTGAATGCTAGAGAAAAAAATATATATGATTCTTTGAAGAAAAGAGGATATATATTTGAAGATAGAAATCATGAGTTAAATGAGATGAAACGACAAATGAAAATTCATGAATATTTATGTGATATATCTGTGATTCATGTTATTTGTCCTACTATGTTTTGTAATATGAATTGTGTATATTGTTTTGAACCTTCTAAGGTTAGAAATCAACAAAAAGTTATTAGTGATAATCAATGTCAGTCTATTTGTGATTTTATATATAAAGTAAAAGAGAATAAACCAAATATAAAGCATCGAATTCAATTATTCGGGGGAGAACCTATTCTTCCTATTACCAAAGATATAAATATTAAAATTTTGTCGTTTGCTGAAAAAAATAATATTCCAGTTAGTATAATAACAAATGGAAGTCATGTGGAAAACTACATAAATATTTTTAAAAGATTTGAAAATACGATAGATTCCGTACAGATAACTATTGACGGAATTAAATTAATTCATGATTCTAGAAGAGTTTATAAAAATGGTAAAGGAACATTTGACGATATAGTTAATGGATTGGATTTATTAGTAAATACTAAAATAAGGCAAATAAATTTAAGAGTTAATATAAATCAGTATAATATTAACTACTTAAAAGAGCTTGAAGATTTTTTAAAATCAAAAAAATGGATAGATAGCCCTAATTTTAGATTCGATTTAGCACCTGTGACAGATCATACTGCAGATAATGCTGTGGACACAATATCGGAAGATGAGATTATAAAAAAATTAAATGAAAAGTTTCCAAATTATATGGAAAATAGATTATCAATGTTTAGAGTAATATCTCATATAATGAGAGGAACTTCTGAGAATGCAAAAAAAGATTTTGCAAAATACACGTATTGTGAAGCTAATAGAGGACAATATTATGTGTATGATCCAGAGGGTAACATATATGCGTGTCCTGAAGCAATAGGAAATCCCCAATATGCTATAGGATTTTATAACGATGAAAGAGTTAGTCTTAATAAAGAGGCATATTCAATATGGAGTAATAGATGTATATTGAACATTGATAGATGTTTGGATTGTGAAATTGCTCCGTTCTGTGGCGGTGGGTGTGCCTACGCAGCTATAAAAAATAATGGTGATATTAATGACCCTTATTGTAATAATGCTAAAGAAGTTTTAAGAGAATATATAAATTCGATTAAGTATAAATTTTTAGAGATGTAA
- a CDS encoding single-stranded DNA-binding protein encodes MEFDRDRFNEFIRENFSFDGNTQRIINNIVEYGIKNFADSEDKLVGFIQTTIDDPTVEEIKQFIISDGKEEEIKDLTDKKDKNRNGGIKMNIKKGNVIETEFGDTMVLDVKDNQATLFDGKQFILATGVEFNKESGKYEWDSVRYASDIKTIANMENTNFESMKNTIDFLAEYNHKEFVKGIISLETGVENDNVLNNAYDNYMNDSVMGLIDEKFIEYIDEEELKENLEANQEQGDKEMKDIDNKEKDTLNIDGNIATDIEIKDLKSKDGRDFKVASFSIAENDKEGNAKFISCYAYNDKINQVKNLKKGDFVHLFGKEKKSMGKDNKEYTNLKVYSAKLLKAKEHTKAKASTLGKLKEFKTKGDMKVDEKKKKDNSIER; translated from the coding sequence ATGGAATTTGATAGAGATAGATTTAATGAATTTATTCGAGAAAATTTTTCTTTTGATGGTAATACTCAGAGAATAATCAACAATATAGTTGAATATGGAATTAAAAATTTTGCCGATTCAGAAGATAAATTAGTTGGATTTATCCAGACTACAATTGATGATCCAACAGTTGAAGAAATAAAACAATTTATTATTAGTGACGGAAAGGAAGAAGAAATAAAAGATTTAACAGATAAGAAAGATAAAAATAGAAATGGAGGAATAAAAATGAATATAAAAAAGGGAAATGTAATTGAAACTGAATTTGGAGACACTATGGTATTGGATGTGAAAGATAATCAAGCTACCTTATTTGACGGAAAGCAATTTATTTTAGCCACAGGAGTAGAGTTTAACAAAGAAAGTGGAAAGTATGAATGGGATTCTGTTAGATACGCAAGTGATATAAAAACAATAGCAAATATGGAAAATACAAATTTTGAAAGCATGAAAAATACAATAGATTTTTTAGCAGAATATAATCATAAAGAATTTGTAAAAGGTATTATATCTCTTGAAACAGGAGTAGAAAATGATAATGTTCTTAATAATGCCTATGATAATTATATGAACGATTCAGTTATGGGTCTTATTGATGAAAAGTTTATTGAATATATAGACGAAGAAGAGTTAAAAGAAAATTTAGAAGCTAATCAAGAACAAGGAGATAAAGAGATGAAAGATATTGATAATAAAGAAAAGGATACATTAAATATAGATGGAAATATAGCAACTGATATAGAAATTAAAGATTTAAAATCAAAAGATGGGAGGGACTTTAAAGTAGCCTCCTTTTCTATTGCTGAAAATGACAAGGAAGGAAATGCAAAATTCATCAGCTGCTACGCCTATAATGACAAAATCAATCAAGTAAAAAATTTGAAAAAAGGAGATTTTGTACACCTATTTGGCAAAGAAAAGAAAAGTATGGGAAAGGATAATAAGGAATACACAAATCTAAAAGTATACTCTGCAAAGTTATTAAAAGCTAAAGAGCATACTAAAGCAAAAGCATCAACACTAGGAAAATTAAAGGAATTTAAGACTAAAGGGGATATGAAAGTGGATGAAAAGAAGAAAAAGGATAATAGCATAGAAAGGTAA